Proteins encoded in a region of the Pangasianodon hypophthalmus isolate fPanHyp1 chromosome 21, fPanHyp1.pri, whole genome shotgun sequence genome:
- the LOC113533212 gene encoding C2 calcium-dependent domain-containing protein 4C — translation MWLLEKIRGSVEGNVLRHRDSGDSQSKGPTHSNVLTPDKIPDFFIPPKLVCCPPEADTPEMKPKNGLHSSTSEQTICSKTPQGGSRSPRLICKLTGDTKNLLKAANRHIIQIESADDLAAGDVGDLTTNADPQSQTAMSLPYVPKAQTSYGFTTLMESPHTRRKESLFHSDPTSPLTSPNSQRKTQGNSNHLNPGDCNTSHSNPYRYFSGGESDTCSSAESSPFGSPLLSRSASLLRMFTHETQAKVSRAKRSFARHSSLSTDDCSSVETSPNIQRRFRCPPSPAFGSRKAGANVDRLTQHTVKLHKGGTLRLCTDYDTEAARLRVRVLAAEDLYDKQVDVKSINCCVALYLNPGKLQKQRSNIIKNSRNPVFNEDFFFDSLPAAQVKNLAIKMKVVNKGTSLKRDTLLGEREVPLKDLLPGF, via the coding sequence ATGTGGCTCCTGGAGAAGATCCGTGGCTCTGTGGAAGGCAATGTGCTCCGTCATCGCGACTCGGGTGACAGCCAGTCCAAAGGGCCCACCCACAGCAATGTGCTCACACCCGATAAGATCCCCGACTTCTTCATCCCACCCAAGTTGGTGTGCTGCCCCCCGGAGGCTGATACTCCAGAGATGAAGCCCAAAAACGGGCTGCACTCCTCCACATCCGAGCAGACCATCTGCAGCAAGACACCTCAGGGTGGCTCACGCAGCCCGCGCCTCATTTGCAAGCTCACTGGGGATACCAAGAACCTGCTCAAGGCTGCCAACCGCCACATCATCCAGATCGAGAGTGCTGATGACTTGGCAGCAGGTGACGTTGGTGACCTCACCACCAACGCTGACCCTCAGTCCCAAACAGCCATGTCCTTGCCCTATGTACCTAAAGCGCAGACCTCGTATGGCTTTACTACTTTGATGGAGAGCCCTCACACACGACGCAAGGAGTCGCTATTCCACAGTGACCCCACCAGTCCGCTCACATCCCCCAATTCTCAGCGCAAGACACAAGGCAACAGCAACCACCTCAACCCAGGTGACTGCAATACCTCACACTCCAACCCTTATCGCTACTTCAGTGGAGGCGAGAGCGACACATGCTCCTCAGCAGAGTCATCACCATTTGGCTCACCCTTGCTCTCAAGGTCAGCCTCGCTTCTTAGAATGTTCACCCATGAGACCCAGGCTAAAGTATCACGTGCTAAGCGCTCCTTTGCCCGCCACAGCTCTCTCTCGACAGACGACTGCAGCTCGGTGGAAACCAGCCCCAACATCCAGCGCCGCTTCAGGTGTCCACCTTCGCCTGCATTCGGAAGCCGTAAAGCAGGCGCCAATGTCGACCGCCTCACCCAGCACACTGTCAAACTGCACAAAGGGGGGACACTGCGCCTCTGCACGGACTACGACACAGAGGCGGCGCGGCTCCGGGTGCGCGTGCTTGCTGCTGAAGACCTTTACGATAAGCAGGTTGATGTGAAGAGCATCAACTGCTGTGTGGCACTCTACCTGAACCCAGGCAAGCTGCAGAAGCAGAGAAGCAACATCATCAAAAACAGCCGCAATCCTGTCTTCAACGAGGACTTCTTCTTTGACTCCTTGCCTGCTGCACAGGTCAAGAACCTGGCGATAAAGATGAAGGTGGTCAACAAAGGCACCAGCCTGAAACGGGACACGTTGCTTGGGGAGAGGGAGGTGCCCCTTAAAGATCTGCTGCCTGGCTTTTAG